The DNA window tttctatttctgGTGATATCGAATGAAAGGGAGTCACACCGGAGTTCCCTGATCGAAGAAAAGTAGCTCGCAGTCCATTCACATACGCATCCGAGAAAAGAAACCAGTCAGCCCATACTTGAAGGACTTTCAGCACCCGTTCCTAAAACAAGAATAGTAAATCACATGAGAATACACAAGGCTGACGTTTGGTACAAATGAAACGAATCTTCGAAATGAAAAGATGACCTTAAGGGCCTCAGCTGTAATTCTTCCTGTTATACTGCGATAAAGATCATTAAAACTCTCCATGATATCAGGCAAAACTGCTTCAAACTTTGTCCGGTATGATGATGCATTTTTCACAGGGGCGCTACTATTATGAAGAATATCTGAGACAAGCATCAGCCTTGCAACTTTAGTAGGTATAGGGGTTTCCTTCAAAGTCAAAGACTCGGCCAAAACCTCAACTACCTGCAGAGAAACAGGACAAATTGAGAACATAGAAAGACATCAAGAAAGTAAAACCAAGCAACAATTGGCTGTTTTGTTATCAAGTTTTTTCATGTTATGATGGATCTGAAAAATCTACAATCGTTATGTTCGCCAAAATTCATAATGATCTAAAAATTCATTTGATCATGATCAAGAAAAAGTTTTAATACATAATGAAGCAAAAAAAATACACTgtaatttggatcatgatcaagAAAATGATTTGTATACCAAATCAAACAGCAAAAGTTACACTATAATCTCAATCATGATCCAAGAAGTATTCTAAAAAAACGAGAAAAGAATAATCACTTTCAAGTTTAACTATTGCGATTTTCCAATGAGATCGTGATTGTTGTGACAAAGATTGTTACAAAGTACTAGTTTCTAAATTGACTATAACacgtgtatttttttttttacacagCAGTCAATGAGGAAAATGGATTCAACtcaaaaatagttaaaataagtTATCCCATATTTTGTAACTTTGATTGAACCCAATCAGTTTAGTCCAATCAATTTTCAAGTTATGAATTGGACTGGGTGATTATTCCAAAGTTTGCTTAGTCCTACTGCTCCTACATGTGATGCATGCATATAATGGCTGTGCGGGAAAGAAACCATTTATAGAGAAAAATAGATAGACTACCTCTCCTGCAGCATCGGCATTGTCTAATGAAAAGCCCATAGCATCCTTTATTTGACTCCTTTCTAAAGTTAGGGCACGCAACATGTCCTCAAATTCATCCCTTTGTGCATCTGTCAGCGTCCGCTCTTGCTCCACACGCTGCAATAAAAAATGAAGGTGAAAGAACGACAATGTTCAGTACATTTGAGCATTGGAATTGGGAAGGACTATATAATCAGCCGGATGACAATCATCATGAGTACCCTGCTTCTTCCTGCAGCATATGTGGTTCCAGCTTCCTTTTCAAGCTCTGGAGTTTTTGCCGTTGGAATTGGAGGAGGCATCCATCTAGATATTCCATCAAACAAAAGCATTACATATGATACAGACAATGTGAACGTTACCTCCAATGGACATGAACAAATAGAACTtagaaataaaaagaatattaccTGCCGCTCCCCGTTATCATGATGAAAGGCTCTGTTCGCCACCGTTGTAGTGTATCACCCTATATGTGCATGGTCTTTCAGTCATTCAGGCATAAGCAGAATTATGTTTCCAAACGAATTTCTACCATATCTTACACGGTGCTACAAATTATCCAGATATCCTTTGAAAAGTTGGCAATGTAAGATCTCAAGTAACAAGATTCAAAGACATGTGCCTAATCTTCTCCAATGTAGAAGAAATGTGTAAATCCTACTATCCTAAGGCAGTGAACCCCAGTATGCTATTTAACAAAGAGAGCTGCCAAAATGCATAGCAGGATTTACCTGTGCAAAAGAATAGAGCCTCCATACGTAATAGGTATGCTCTTTAGACCCAAGCTCAAACAAAAAACTAAAGAGAGAATTCCCCCGTCCTCTTTCCATTATTGCTTGTTCGAAAGCACACCCCCCATCCAGAACATTAAGGGCCATTGTATCAATTAAATGACGAAGACGGTCATCTTCAGGGGGAGACACCGTTATATCAGGTATATTTGGAGTTAGAACCTGGCACAAAGCATAAAAAGACTCATAAAACATACAAAGGAATCAATAAAGGCACTGAAAATTCAAACCAAAGAACTTATATAACCAAGAtgcaaaaaaaggaaaaaagttgACAAATGAAGAAATGCTCTAGTAGAGGCTTGCATTTAACAACGTAAAGGTGCATGGACCCTTCGGATTTAAAGTAGGCCTATCGATAAGGACTTTTTCTTACCATGCACTGAAACAGTTTAAAACGAGATCatggaaaaaaaattgacaGTTATGTTAACAGAATGAAAACCATGTATGATCATTTACCAAAGGTGTTAGTTCAATGAAAGCATATCCCAATGAATCTTATAATACTTCTTGTCTGTGCCAAGAGAACCAGCAATTTAGCTCAAAAATGATATGAAGACATCAAACTATACATATTCAATAGTTTTGCAActctaaatataatttattatggtACCTTCTGGTTAGAAGCATCACTGATAATAAATCAGATCACATaagtttatcaaaaaaataaaaattatcagaTCGCAttaaaggaaaataaataagatcccAAAAAAACATGAATTGCTTTCTGACCTACCAGCTCAGAGTTCTGGCTTGGTACAGAAGTAACTGGTGGGCCTGATGCACCGGACAAGATTACAGTAGCACCctgcaataaaaaaaaacataaactccAAGAATGATCCTAGATAAGATGATTAACAGCACAGGCATCAAAACCAGACAAATTAGGCTGCCCAGatgattttttattagaaaaaaatgtcTATAGTTTTAAGCAGCCAATGGTATGATTGACAATGTAGTTTATCTAGAATCTAGATAACTAGAACTCGATAATAAGATATCAATTTAAATCGATTTCAGAACTAAAAAATTGCACAGACCTCTTTACTCCTGATGGCCATGTGTCCTGGTGGAGGAGCAGGCAGTGCCTGTGATGGGAGAGCAACAGATTTACCCCATCCAATCTTCAGTTCGTACTCATAAACAATAACCCCTGCAGTAAGGAGGTGACCATCAACTTCATTACCTCTACATTTACCCAACATAACACAATGTATCCAGATATTTCAGAGTTTTAACATTAGAGAACAAAAGACGAGCTGAATAATCAATAAAATTGGTATACACAAATACAGCAGAACTCTTAATTCAATATGCTAAATATGCTTGATTTGAATTATACTCAATGGGGTTAAAATTGCTTATGGCTGCTATAAATTCCTGcaaaaaagaataatttgagTAGAAAGtctatttcttttcatttttataatggttttttatgttgtttagttgtttataattcttttattgCTGAGATTTTACCCACACTAGGGTTCTTGACATAACCAGAAGTCCAATTTTTGGAGATGGCATATATAGGAATTTTTAGGAAATTCCCACCAGGCAAGGTTCTGCCCTACCTATCTATTAAGCATGCATATGACATCAGTaaagattttgagaaaaaattgaTCAACAGACTGTGGAGTGATAAACCAATATAGGATAAGGATAACATCAAGCCATCAAGCTATGTATACCATGTGCTACAACGGCTTGGAAAAATGGTGATCATCCCCTGAGGATGACCTAACCCCCCAAACCCATTCCTGGTAGGATTGTGTTCTCCGTTGTCACAAAGCAATACTATGAATTTGCAAAAATTTAATCCGcaaagaaaatgataatgaaaaTGTCATTCTTTCAACACAGAACATAATGCTAAAAAAATGAGGTACCGGCTAATTTTGAATTCTCAAATCACATAACAGACCAATCGTAGACAAAAATAAGAGGTCATATGAGGATAAGTCAACTTGAACGTATACTATCAAGGTGTTCACAATAAAAGTGTACCTTGCATTTCATCTTTTGCAGCCTGCCCATCTACTCTGTTCATGAAAGCAACAAAACCACAATTTCTTTGCCGCCTGCGTTCTTCCTCTGTCCTTGGCCACATTATTTTAACGCTAGCAATTGGGCCAAATCTTCCAAAAGTCCGCAAAAGAAAATTCTCATCCACCTATTATATTACAGGAAATGCACTCAAGATACATTTTTATTCACATTAAGGTGAATAAAGGACAATAAATAGCAAACTAGGACATTAAGGTAAATGAACACACATTAGGAGACAGATTTCCAACATATAAGTTTGTTGTTTGTGGATCACCATCATCAAAAGACCCGAACTTCCCACTTGGGTCAAAATCATCTGGAAGCTCATCAAAGAGGCTGGATAGctgaagaaaaaataacaaacataTAAACACAAACACCTAATATCAGTAATATGAGATATATTAACTGTTCTGTCTCTTATTGAAAATCACAAGAGTAAACAAGAATCACATAACAGGTTACATAATATTAAACAAGATATAAAACTGATAATATAGACAATGAGTATGCACAAAACATTGAAAATCTGTCAGTTTCTTCACAGTATCATATTATATAGTTAAAGCTTCTTACAGCAGAACTTTCACTCTGACGACCATCACGCCATCCTTCACGATCTTGATTCCTTCTTTCTCTCATTTCTTGCTCATGCTTTAGCTCCTCCATAAAATGATCTATGTTTCTTGACTTCCCTTTCTCCTTCTCTCTTGGCCTCTCCTCCTCTTTCTACAAATATGATGATTAATGGGGAGAGAGATAAATCAGACTGGAATAATCACgtcaaaacaaataaataaacctaTATTGAACATGAAAAGAGAATTATAATTCACTCAGAAAACTGACCTTCTTATCATTCTCTTTCCCCTTTGTTGAAGGAGGAGGTAAGAAGGATGGTACATACCTgcaattaaaagaatattatccAAAATCTATGCCTATATAACATTCTTTTCAAGTGATCAAACAACAGAAATAAACACCGGGAGGTTTTCATCGAAAAAggttgagttttttaaaatatatctctAAGAGATGCACCAACTTATTCTATTTGTTTGAGCAAAACACACAGATAGTTTTATCACAAATTATATGCATAACTCCCTTTTATAACAACTAAAACACTTGGTTCAAGAGATAGCCCAAGGATATAGTGGTTTTAAATAGTACATTTCAATTAGGAAAGTCACTGGTTTTGAATTTAGTTTACTTaccttaaataatattattacaacaATCTCCAGAGAAATCATCATAAACTTTTTAAGACTTGAACAGGAATTTGGCCTTTGTCTAGGCGTTCCGAAATCATATGTAAAAAGGAATTTTGGTCTTTGTCTAGGAACAACTTCACACTGGAGACATTTGATATACTAATAACAATGCTAAACTCAAACGTCATTAAGTTCTTGACCATGTTTATCCATATACTTTATATGATGTTCATTCAATCTactaaaattattactttaggTGATTATTACGAATATGGACAAGTCTTAAATTACAAGTGGAAGACTATTGTTCACTTTTAGACTAAAAGGACTAAAAGGGAAGTATGAATATGGGTGCTTTTTgcagtataaaataaaatgatactGGGTTGTTAATTCTGACTCATTCCGTTCTATCAACTACAAATTTTCTATATACTGCGGTGCTCTAAATGGCGGGAGGCAATGGCGGAGCAGTCAGTGACCGCCTACCGCATTCCCCCctattatacataaaatatatatataagcatgtAAGTAAAAGCTATATAAggtagaaataaatatatacaatatacaaaTAAATGGATATCCTAATATTCAAAGTTATCACAGAAGACGacgaaagagaagaagaataaagagTTGATCATTGGACCTGCTTTTGGGATGAgcttatgtttttaaatttaggcAAAGCAGATCTGAGTTCTTAAAAAAAGGCATCTTAGGCCCATTAAACAAAATGGGCTTTCACATGAAAAATAGGAAATGCCTGCTTCTTCACACTACCGCCTCCTTTCAAGGTGAGGCGGCTGAGGGCCGCCTAGGCACCGTCATTTAGAACACTGAATATTACTGATATGCCCTAGGAGTCAACGTACATATGGATTTTTTCCTGGTTGCATGTTTGCTTTACTGCAACCTGGACTTCAATATATAGTTACAGCAAGTATTTTAGACTGCACTTTGTCCAATGGCATAGTCTTCAtttaaactttgcaggcatacCAATCCAAAATAACTTAACTATAAAAAACATGGAGACACTCCAAAGATCATTCACATATAGGCGATTATTTTTCTTGGATGCAAATTTTAGCACTAACTTGGAACAATGATCAATCATTAATAGAATGAATGAATCAATAAAATTAGAGCCTCTACCACACAATGATGATTACATCCCGTCCTTTACTACATTCTAGAGTGTCAAAGCCCAAGATCTAAGGCTCTTTTTAGAGATCTGAGACTAAGGTCTTAATTATTAACTGCTGCAAATGTGCAAACCTATTCATTTGGTGGGAAAAAGAGCACCTCTCCTTACTAAATTTTGACTTAGTTCATGCAATGAAGAGATcgagattaaataaatataaaaataaagagtgGTCATTTCAGTTGTCATAGTTACTTTCCAAATAGCTCCTTCTATAAAAAATTGTGGCCGACAGTAGGAAAAGGGATCACATGTTTCAAACAGTGCAACATAAGCAAAATAATAAGCACGAGTTTCCAGCCTAGTTAACACAAGTTCAACCTGAACCATTGTCAATCACATAATTTCCTACTCAAACTGCCTTATGGGTGTATAGGATCAGCAACACAGTTAATCAAAGCATTTGTTTACCTACTCCCCTTCTTTGAACCAGACACACCATCTTTGGAATTTCCACCTGCCATCGGCGAATGAATAAAAGGCCCATATTCTTATTATGGTGTCCACATAAAGGAAAATTTTACTAAACCAGATTTTACAATAAAGCAATACAAAATGCACTGGACTTTATCAAAAAGGAAACATGATACAGtgaattttattcattatatttgaGCTTCACCAACCTTCAGAATCCTTCATCTTTTCATTGGGATTGATCATTCCTCCTCTAACAAATCCCTTTGAAGCACCATCTCCTTGAAATGACTCAACAAACTCTTGATATAACCTAGCCGTTTCATCCTCGGCCCTCTGCCACATAAGTAGAAGAAGTGTCATGAATTTGATATACAACCCAGactagtaataataataaagaccAAACCTTTTTCTTAGCTTCCTCTTCTTCTCTATGCTTCTGAAAAGGAGTCTTCTTTCGTGAAATTGAAAATGAACTCATTCTTTTCCAAACTAAAAGCAAACCCTGGTGTAATCTCCAAAATCACACATGAAATTGGAAACCCAGTTGTGATTATACTGTAGAATCGATCTATTTGTATTTCTTTTGATGATAACTCAATAATCCTATTCCAATTTGCAACAAGGAAGATAACTCAGCACTGTCGATGCAGGAGTGTAGATAATATAGACACAATAAAAAGAGGAGAATTGGGAGAAGTTTGATCATGTAAGACAATAATTACCATTTTACTTGCAATCGGAAACTTAAGGCCGGCCGCGGCAAATGTCCACCGGAAAAGTTACCGTCGACGAAATAACGGCGAGAACTACCTCCCTCTCCTTCCACGATTCACctcttttattttgttcattccattttcaatatttagCCTTAAAGCCCATTAACATTCTTTCAATGGGCTCAATCTTTAATCAAATACGGcccaatattttttatttatttgaaaaaaatctagataatatatataaatgataaccataaaaataaaaatatatatatttatttacaatgtcATTAAGAGACCccttaaacaaaataaagattaattatttaaaaaaaattgaaaacataagtcaaacaatatttatcaacgaataaacataacataaaatataatgttaactAATTTAGAGAtactaaaaaaatcaatgaattCCCGGATTGTCTCCACCGATTTTCCagaataaatatatcatatcgTCATAAAATAACGTTGAGAGTAAATGTATCGGACGACCACGATCATTGAACGTTTTACGGTTCTTTTTCagtcaaataatttatcaaaaataattggaATAGGGACTCATCGACTCAATCAAATTGCGTTCGCGATTTCTATCCATAATCTTAACTATCGAGGATTGACTTAGACATCACCCACacaactaataaaaaaattgaattataaaatattcaatacattttattttattttatttttcttctcgaCTATTtcaactaataatataaattgcaAAGTTCTAATGATaaagaaaactaaaaaaaaaaatgattttcaacTACTTAAATTAGGTCATGAAACCCAACAAAGGAATAAATACAATCACACACAAAAAACAACATCCAATGAGCTAATTAGTGGTTACTATTGTATGTTTTTAATATGATCAAATAATGAATTATCCCTTTTGTCATTCATGAACAATGTATCTATTAAATTGGTGGAACCAAACATGACCTAAAATCCTATATACATGTCATTGTCACCCTTCAAAATGGTGACAAAATGATTGAAATCTTGATAATATAATGATATGATCTTATCACAAAATATTCATAACTATATGATATTGGTTTTTTCAAAGTTTTTAAtgggtttttattaaaaaaatatttatattatatttaaattttgaattagttgaattattataacattattttgtatttaaactttataaaaacAAACCAACTAAGGTGGATTAGTAAAAATTAATACCTAATAAACCAAATCACGTTAAAAAgaagtattttaataaataaattaagtgatttaatacttaataaaaaaaatataataaattgttaaattttagataaaatctaaaattaaaaataaaagatttagctttaaaaatattatagacatatcatatattaaaaatacaaaataaaaagtgaaaaaatatgaaaacaatgataaaaatgtattttttatataactttatatgGACATTGAgttattgaataaattattgatattgttttgttttttttatattgatatttataaatatgttatattatattatttaaatttaaaatatagcaAGTGGATGAGAAATCCAAATATCCATATCATCATGATGTATGTGTGGTTGTTGAATGTTGATCCATTTAATTTATGGCCTACCCAACTCCTTTCTTTTGtctatatttgtttaattttcatTTCTACATTGTTCTctataattattcatatttaaaattttgatccatatatatatatatatatatatatatatatatatatatatatatatatatat is part of the Impatiens glandulifera chromosome 1, dImpGla2.1, whole genome shotgun sequence genome and encodes:
- the LOC124920269 gene encoding protein RRC1-like — protein: MSSFSISRKKTPFQKHREEEEAKKKRAEDETARLYQEFVESFQGDGASKGFVRGGMINPNEKMKDSEGGNSKDGVSGSKKGSRYVPSFLPPPSTKGKENDKKKEEERPREKEKGKSRNIDHFMEELKHEQEMRERRNQDREGWRDGRQSESSALSSLFDELPDDFDPSGKFGSFDDGDPQTTNLYVGNLSPNVDENFLLRTFGRFGPIASVKIMWPRTEEERRRQRNCGFVAFMNRVDGQAAKDEMQGVIVYEYELKIGWGKSVALPSQALPAPPPGHMAIRSKEGATVILSGASGPPVTSVPSQNSELVLTPNIPDITVSPPEDDRLRHLIDTMALNVLDGGCAFEQAIMERGRGNSLFSFLFELGSKEHTYYVWRLYSFAQGDTLQRWRTEPFIMITGSGRWMPPPIPTAKTPELEKEAGTTYAAGRSRRVEQERTLTDAQRDEFEDMLRALTLERSQIKDAMGFSLDNADAAGEVVEVLAESLTLKETPIPTKVARLMLVSDILHNSSAPVKNASSYRTKFEAVLPDIMESFNDLYRSITGRITAEALKERVLKVLQVWADWFLFSDAYVNGLRATFLRSGNSGVTPFHSISPEIEKKTSSEDACGEGKVNEDAALAMGKGAAMKELLSLPLAELERRCRHNGLSLVGDREMMVSRLLDLEEAERHRYEIKNELTQSSSSRYRYGDETAHTQGKGLAPLSTTIPIPQPDLKAFESKGNVDPVLPASKWTRDDDDESDEEMKKSPRDLGLSYSSSGSEHVEDGLNKAEEMELAADSMNEEHRQKLRRLEVALMEYRESLEERGIKKLEEIDRKVAIHRQKLESEYGLSERSGGNSSAKKKAASLVERKDRRDDNKKGKRERSASPSPRKSFGRDREKGNSSNVEIERHRDRIRDRDSDRTRDSQRRRR